One segment of Solanum lycopersicum chromosome 1, SLM_r2.1 DNA contains the following:
- the LOC101261157 gene encoding uncharacterized protein, protein MDPQAFIRLSIGSLGLRLSGTTLNGTKSGISALSSPCLCEIRLRGFPVQTSSVPFISSPEATVDIHNVASSFYLEESDLKALLEPGCFYAPHACLEIVVFTGHKGGHCGVGIKRQQVGTFKLEVGPEWGDGKPVTLFNGWIGIGKNKQDTGKPGAELHLRVKLDPDPRYVFQFEDKTKLSPQIVQLQGNIKQPIFSCKFSQDRVSPVDPLNNFWSNSVDGSELDIEKRERKGWKVKIHDLSGSAVAAAFITTPFVPSTGCDWVAKSNPGAWLIVHPDVCRPGCWQPWGKLEAWRERGIRDTICCRFHLLSEGQENGGDLLMSEILISAEKGGEFYIDTDKQVRAATSPLPSPRSSGDFAALSPVAGGFVMSCRVQGEGKCSKPLVQLAMRHVTCVEDAAIFMALAAAVDLSIEACRPFRRRLRRSSRHSW, encoded by the exons ATGGATCCTCAGGCTTTTATCAGGCTGTCAATAGGGTCGTTGGGGTTGAGACTCTCTGGGACAACTTTAAATGGTACAAAATCAGGGATAAGTGCACTCTCTTCTCCCTGTTTATGCGAGATCCGTCTTCGAGGTTTCCCTGTACAGACATCATCTGTTCCCTTTATTTCCTCACCTGAAGCTACCGTGGATATTCACAATGTTGCATCCAGCTTTTATCTCGAAGAATCTGATTTAAAAGCCTTACTTGAACCTGGGTGTTTTTATGCGCCTCACGCATGTCTAGAGATAGTTGTATTCACAGGACACAAAGGTGGCCACTGTGGAGTTGGTATTAAGAGACAGCAAGTTGGGACTTTTAAGTTAGAAGTAGGTCCTGAGTGGGGTGACGGAAAGCCAGTCACTCTGTTTAATGGCTGGATAGGAATTGGCAAGAACAAACAGGATACTGGAAAACCTGGAGCGGAGCTTCATTTGAGAGTAAAGCTGGACCCTGATCCAAGATATGTTTTCCAGTTTGAAGATAAAACGAAACTAAGCCCCCAGATAGTACAGCTTCAGGGAAACATCAAGCAACCTATTTTCAGTTGCAAGTTTAGTCAGGACAG GGTATCTCCGGTAGAtccattaaataatttttggtcAAATTCAGTTGATGGTTCCGAACTTGACATAGAGAAAAGAGAGAGGAAAGGATGGAAAGTGAAGATACACGATCTCTCTGGCTCGGCTGTTGCAGCAGCGTTCATAACAACTCCGTTTGTGCCATCAACAGGTTGTGATTGGGTTGCCAAATCCAACCCAGGAGCTTGGTTGATTGTTCATCCTGATGTTTGCAGGCCCGGATGTTGGCAGCCATGGGGAAAGCTTGAAGCATGGCGTGAACGTGGGATCAGAGATACCATTTGCTGTCGCTTCCATCTTCTATCTGAGGGGCAAGAAAATGGTGGCGATCTCCTCATGTCTGAGATCTTGATCAGTGCAGAAAAGGGTGGTGAGTTCTACATAGACACGGACAAACAGGTTCGAGCAGCAACGAGTCCATTGCCTAGTCCAAGAAGCAGTGGAGACTTTGCAGCACTAAGTCCTGTTGCAGGCGGCTTTGTCATGAGCTGTCGAGTACAAGGGGAAGGGAAATGCAGCAAGCCCCTCGTGCAACTTGCCATGCGACATGTGACCTGTGTGGAAGACGCAGCCATTTTCATGGCGCTTGCTGCTGCAGTTGATCTTAGCATAGAGGCATGCAGGCCTTTCCGCAGAAGGCTACGGAGAAGTAGTCGCCATTCCTGGTGA
- the LOC101261656 gene encoding glycine-rich protein A3 has product MGDKNENTDKGLFSSLAGYAMGHHHGGYGAHPPQGYGYPPQGYPPSGYPPHGGYPPAGYPPPPGAYPPPAYPPHGGYPPASYPPAYYPGPSASHHGHAGPHIGGGMLAGGAAAAVAAYGAHHLMHSRPHGHFGHHGHYGHHGKFKHGKFKHGKFGKHGMFGKHKRWK; this is encoded by the exons ATGGGGGACAAGAATGAAAATACTGACAAAGGACTGTTTTCTAGTCTTGCTGGATATGCTATGGGCCATCACCATGGAGGCTATGGGGCACATCCACCTCAAGGATATGGATATCCACCACAAGGGTACCCGCCTTCTGGCTATCCTCCTCACGGTGGATACCCGCCAGCAGGATATCCTCCTCCACCAGGGGCATACCCGCCACCTGCATATCCTCCACATGGTGGGTATCCTCCTGCAAGTTATCCACCCGCCTACTATCCAGGTCCATCAGCCTCACATCATG GGCATGCTGGACCTCATATAGGAGGGGGCATGCTAGCTGGAGGTGCAGCAGCAGCAGTAGCTGCATATGGGGCTCACCATCTCATGCATAGTCGCCCTCATGGCCATTttggccatcatggccattATGGCCATCATGGAAAGTTCAAGCACGGAAAATTCAAGCACGGGAAGTTTGGAAAACATGGCATGTTTGGAAAACACAAGAGATGGAAGTGA